The Drosophila bipectinata strain 14024-0381.07 chromosome 2L, DbipHiC1v2, whole genome shotgun sequence genome has a segment encoding these proteins:
- the LOC108126741 gene encoding voltage-dependent anion-selective channel-like, producing the protein MQKTYRRIFEPYNKKRDDDVTSEESQKRESETILPQPPVFGEMPTYFHVGGYAKECLLRGYEIGAWKIQCRSELNDLTLSTYGEGYPKLSDIFGGFEAYKKLGNWHVAVGWLTDKHILAHVGLKSKWLGGLCYSNFKCSGSIEDSSDFKCQLKTGIENNPFKLELILPLHNQSFIKGYALMVPNEKWILGYRTVYNCEEKGFDKHALGVGFNNGNTEFCIKLENLKDLRVSIFQRMGDSWAFALKMSSYGNEGQSKFAFGGQYEFDDGSMLKAKIREDANMGVVYQTSVGKNIGVQYHFGFEGKSPLDGEHKIGASWSFNC; encoded by the exons ATGCAGAAAACATACAGGCGAATATTTGAGCCTTACAACAAGAAACGCGATGACGATGTCACCTCGGAGGAATCCCAAAAAAGGGAGTCGGAAACGATCCTGCCACAGCCCCCAGTGTTTGGGGAGATGCCTACCTACTTCCATGTAGGTGGCTATGCCAAAGAATGTCTCCTCCGGGGTTATGAGATCGGCGCCTGGAAAATCCAGTGCAGATCCGAATTAAATGACCTAACTCTGAGCACTTATGGCGAGGGGTACCCGAAACTGTCAGATATTTTTGGTGGTTTTGAGGCTTACAAGAAACTTGGTAACTGGCACGTGGCTGTTGGGTGGCTGACAGATAAGCACATTTTGGCCCATGTCGGATTAAAGAGTAAATGGTTGGGTGGTTTGTGCTATTCTAACTTTAAGTGTTCTGGTTCCATCGAAGACAG TTCTGATTTTAAATGCCAATTAAAAACTGGAATCGAAAATAATCCTTTTAAACTGGAGTTGATATTGCCCCTTCATAACCAATCCTTTATAAAGGGATATGCATTGATGGTTCCCAACGAAAAATGGATACTAGGATACCGCACGGTATACAACTGTGAGGAAAAGGGCTTCGACAAGCACGCCCTCGGCGTGGGATTCAACAATGGAAACACCGAATTTTGCATAAAACT TGAGAACCTGAAAGACCTGCGAGTGTCAATCTTCCAGCGTATGGGTGATAGCTGGGCCTTTGCTTTAAAGATGAGCTCCTACGGCAATGAAGGACAGTCGAAGTTTGCCTTTGGCGGGCAGTACGAATTCGATGATGGCTCAATGCTGAAGGCAAAGATACGCGAAGATGCCAATATGGGAGTCGTATATCAAACAAGTGTTGGCAAAAATATTGGGGTGCAGTATCATTTTGGTTTCGAGGGAAAAAGTCCGTTGGATGGAGAGCACAAAATCGGAGCATCTTGGAGCTTTAATTGTTGA